One Comamonas odontotermitis genomic window, AGCAAAGCAAAAAGTTATGCCTGATGACCATAGCAAGTTGGTACCACTCCTTCCCATCCCGAACAGGACAGTGAAACGACTTCGCGCCGATGATAGTGCGGATTCCCGTGTGAAAGTAGGTCATCGTCAGGCTTTTATTCTGAGAACGTCCAGCAACTAGCTGGACGTTTTCTTCTCTGCTCTTAAGAGGGTGGTGCGCTAGGTTTGAAGCTAGCGAGCTGCTAGGCGGCCGTGGTGCTGGCTCAAGAGTTGAGAAGAAAGCGTGAAAACGTTTGAGAGCACAAAACCTGTGCTACAATACAAGGCTTCGCTGATTGCAGCGAGTTGATCCAAGAGGGCTGGTGATATCGAGAGATGGTCGCTGGCTGGGTTGGATGGGTCTTTAAAAATTAACAGCCGATAAGCGTGGGCGTTTGGTGGCGATTGCCATATGTTCTTCGGAGCAAAACAAGCGCTCACTATAAACAGTAATGAAGAAGGCTTAGGCCTTCTTGATACCGTCAAGTGAGTGAGTAGTCGAGAGACTTTAAATTCAAGATCGAACTATAGAGTTTGATCCTGGCTCAGATTGAACGCTGGCGGCATGCTTTACACATGCAAGTCGAACGGCAGCATGGGCTTCGGCCTGATGGCGAGTGGCGAACGGGTGAGTAATACATCGGAACGTGCCTGGTAGTGGGGGATAACTACTCGAAAGAGTAGCTAATACCGCATGAGATCTAAGGATGAAAGCAGGGGACCTTCGGGCCTTGCGCTACTAGAGCGGCCGATGGCAGATTAGGTAGTTGGTGGGATAAAAGCTTACCAAGCCGACGATCTGTAGCTGGTCTGAGAGGACGACCAGCCACACTGGGACTGAGACACGGCCCAGACTCCTACGGGAGGCAGCAGTGGGGAATTTTGGACAATGGGCGCAAGCCTGATCCAGCAATGCCGCGTGCAGGATGAAGGCCTTCGGGTTGTAAACTGCTTTTGTACGGAACGAAAAGCTTCTGGTTAATACCTGGGAGTCATGACGGTACCGTAAGAATAAGCACCGGCTAACTACGTGCCAGCAGCCGCGGTAATACGTAGGGTGCGAGCGTTAATCGGAATTACTGGGCGTAAAGCGTGCGCAGGCGGTTATGTAAGACAGAGGTGAAATCCCCGGGCTCAACCTGGGAACTGCCTTTGTGACTGCATGGCTAGAGTGCGGCAGAGGGGATGGAATTCCGCGTGTAGCAGTGAAATGCGTAGATATGCGGAGGAACACCGATGGCGAAGGCAATCCCCTGGGCCTGCACTGACGCTCATGCACGAAAGCGTGGGGAGCAAACAGGATTAGATACCCTGGTAGTCCACGCCCTAAACGATGTCAACTGGTTGTTGGGAATTAACTTTCTCAGTAACGAAGCTAACGCGTGAAGTTGACCGCCTGGGGAGTACGGCCGCAAGGTTGAAACTCAAAGGAATTGACGGGGACCCGCACAAGCGGTGGATGATGTGGTTTAATTCGATGCAACGCGAAAAACCTTACCCACCTTTGACATGGCAGGAACTTTCCAGAGATGGATTGGTGCTCGAAAGAGAACCTGCACACAGGTGCTGCATGGCTGTCGTCAGCTCGTGTCGTGAGATGTTGGGTTAAGTCCCGCAACGAGCGCAACCCTTGCCATTAGTTGCTACGAAAGGGCACTCTAATGGGACTGCCGGTGACAAACCGGAGGAAGGTGGGGATGACGTCAAGTCCTCATGGCCCTTATAGGTGGGGCTACACACGTCATACAATGGCTGGTACAAAGGGTTGCCAACCCGCGAGGGGGAGCTAATCCCATAAAGCCAGTCGTAGTCCGGATCGCAGTCTGCAACTCGACTGCGTGAAGTCGGAATCGCTAGTAATCGTGGATCAGAATGTCACGGTGAATACGTTCCCGGGTCTTGTACACACCGCCCGTCACACCATGGGAGCGGGTCTCGCCAGAAGTAGGTAGCCTAACCGCAAGGAGGGCGCTTACCACGGCGGGGTTCGTGACTGGGGTGAAGTCGTAACAAGGTAGCCGTATCGGAAGGTGCGGCTGGATCACCTCCTTTCTGGAAAACAGCTTCGCTGTTTCGGTGGATGCTCACTTTGTGCAAACAAAGTGAAGTGCCATCGGCACGGCAGGAGCCAAAAAAGCAATCAAGATTGAACGCCCACACTTATCGGTTGTTGGAACACAAGCCAAGGCTTTGTAGAGACTGAGTCACACAAGACGCAGTAGCTACTAGGCATTGGAATGGGTCTGTAGCTCAGCTGGTTAGAGCACTGTGTTGATAACGCAGGGGTCGTTGGTTCGAGCCCAACTAGACCCACCAAAAGCTTCCAACGGATTAGAGGTTGAGCTTATGCCGCTTTGGTTGATCAGTGAAATGCTGATTGACTAGAGCCAAGCAGTGCGAGGCGTCTGATGCGAAGCACACTGATGTGTGTGAGCAGCAGGCAACGAAGCAATGCGCAGGCTATAGGCAATCAGGGGGATTAGCTCAGCTGGGAGAGCACCTGCTTTGCAAGCAGGGGGTCGTCGGTTCGATCCCGTCATCCTCCACCAATACCTGGTTGTCAAAACTAGCGTCCGATAGACACTTATCACTCAACACCAAAGCGGTTTCGCAAGAGACTGTTTTGTTGTTGATACCGGATTCCCGGATCAAGCGGCTGTTCTTTAAAAATTCATAGAGTCGAAATCAGCGTTGCTGGTGGAAACTGCACATTCGTAAAGGTTTAGTGCAGACCGTGCCACCAGCAACAATTTGATTGCGTCAAAACGAATGAAACTTTGCGATGAGCAATTTTTATTCAGTAATGACGAATATTCTTCAAGAATGTGGATCTGGGAGACCAGGTCTACGGCAAAGATATTCACATTACGGCATAACGCGCGAGGTGAGAGACCTCGCAAAGCAGTTGCTTGAGAGTGTAGCGATGTTCTCTAGAGATAGAGGTCAAAGTTATAGGGTCAAGTGACTAAGAGCATGTGGTGGATGCCTTGGCGATGATAGGCGACGAAAGACGTGATAGCCTGCGAAAAGCTTCGGGGAGCTGGCAAATAAGCATTGATCCGGAGGTATCTGAATGGGGGAACCCACCTAGCAATAGGTATCACTGAGTGAATACATAGCTCAGTGAAGCGAACCTGGAGAACTGAAACATCTAAGTACCCAGAGGAAAAGACATCAACCGAGATTCCGATAGTAGTGGCGAGCGAATTCGGAGAAGCCTTGCAGTGATAGTCAGTGTGTTAACAAAACGGAATGGAAAGTCCGGCCATAGTGGGTGATAGCCCCGTATGTGAAAACGCATTGGTGGTACTAGGCTGCAGACAAGTAGGGCGGGGCACGAGAAACCCTGTCTGAACATGGGGGACCATCCTCCAAGGCTAAATACTCATCATCGACCGATAGTGAACAAGTACCGTGAGGGAAAGGCGAAAAGAACCCCGGGAGGGGAGTGAAATAGATCCTGAAACCGCATGCTTACAAAAAGTCGGAGCCCTTAGGGGTGACGGCGTACCTTTTGTATAATGGGTCAGCGACTTACATTCAGTGGCAAGCTTAACCGAATAGGGAAGGCGTAGAGAAATCGAGTCCGAATAGGGCGACAAGTCGCTGGGTGTAGACCCGAAACCAAGTGATCTATCCATGGCCAGGATGAAGGTGCCGTAACAGGTACTGGAGGTCCGAACCCACTAGTGTTGCAAAACTAGGGGATGAGCTGTGGATAGGGGTGAAAGGCTAAACAAACTTGGAAATAGCTGGTTCTCTCCGAAAACTATTTAGGTAGTGCCTCAAGTATTACCTGCGGGGGTAGAGCACTGTTTAGGCTAGGGGGTCATGGCGACTTACCAAACCTATGCAAACTCCGAATACCGCAGAGTACAGCTTGGGAGACAGAGCACCGGGTGCTAACGTCCGGACTCAAGAGGGAAACAACCCAGACCGCCAGCTAAGGTCCCTAAAACGGGCTAAGTGGGAAACGAAGTGGGAAGGCTAAAACAGTCAGGATGTTGGCTTAGAAGCAGCCATCATTTAAAGAAAGCGTAATAGCTCACTGATCGAGTCGTCCTGCGCGGAAGATGTAACGGGGCTAAGCCAGTTACCGAAGCTGCGGATGTGCAATTTATTGCACGTGGTAGGAGAGCGTTCTGTAAGCCTGAGAAGGTGTCTGGTAACGGATGCTGGAGGTATCAGAAGTGCGAATGCTGACATGAGTAGCGTTAAAGCGGGTGAAAAGCCCGCTCGCCGTAAGCGCAAGGTTTTCTACGCAACGTTCATCGGCGTAGAGTGAGTCGGCCCCTAAGGTGAGGCAGAGATGCGTAACTGATGGGAAACAGGTCAATATTCCTGTACCGATGTGTAGTGCGATGTGGGACGAAGAAGGTTAGCTCAGCCAACTGTTGGATATGTTGGTTCAAGCCTGTAGTCGTGCTCGGTAGGCAAATCCGCCGGGCTAAGATGAGGGGTGATAACGGGTCTGCTTGCAGACGAAGTGAGTGATACCCAGCTTCCAGGAAAAGCCACTAAGCTTCAGCTACACACGACCGTACCGCAAACCGACACTGGTGCGCGAGATGAGTATTCTAAGGCGCTTGAGAGAACTCAGGAGAAGGAACTCGGCAAATTGACACCGTAACTTCGGGAGAAGGTGTGCCGCAAGTAGGTGAAGTTGAACAAATGGAGCCCAAAGCGGTTGCAAAGAATAGGTGGCTGCGACTGTTTAATAAAAACACAGCACTCTGCAAACACGAAAGTGGACGTATAGGGTGTGACGCCTGCCCGGTGCTGGAAGATTAAATGATGGGGTGCAAGCTCTTGATTGAAGTCCCAGTAAACGGCGGCCGTAACTATAACGGTCCTAAGGTAGCGAAATTCCTTGTCGGGTAAGTTCCGACCTGCACGAATGGCGTAACGATGGCCACACTGTCTCCTCCTGAGACTCAGCGAAGTTGAAATGTTTGTGATGATGCAATCTCCCCGCGGAAAGACGGAAAGACCCCATGAACCTTTACTGTAGCTTTGTATTGGACTTTGAACAGATCTGTGTAGGATAGGTGGGAGGCTTTGAAGGGTGGATGCTAGTTCACCTGGAGCCGACGTTGAAATACCACCCTGGTGTGTTTGAGGTTCTAACCTTGGTCCATGATCTGGATCGGGGACAGTGCATGGTAGGCAGTTTGACTGGGGCGGTCTCCTCCCAAAGCGTAACGGAGGAGTTCGAAGGTACGCTAGTTACGGTCGGACATCGTGACGATAGTGCAATGGCATAAGCGTGCTTAACTGCGAGACTGACAAGTCGAGCAGATGCGAAAGCAGGACATAGTGATCCGGTGGTTCTGTATGGAAGGGCCATCGCTCAACGGATAAAAGGTACTCTGGGGATAACAGGCTGATACCGCCCAAGAGTTCATATCGACGGCGGTGTTTGGCACCTCGATGTCGGCTCATCTCATCCTGGGGCTGTAGTCGGTCCCAAGGGTATGGCTGTTCGCCATTTAAAGAGGTACGTGAGCTGGGTTTAAAACGTCGTGAGACAGTTTGGTCCCTATCTTCCGTGGGCGCTGCAGATTTGAGAGAGCCTGCTCCTAGTACGAGAGGACCGGAGTGGACACACCTCTGGTGTATCGGTTGTCACGCCAGTGGCATTGCCGAGTAGCTAAGTGTGGAAGAGATAACCGCTGAAAGCATCTAAGCGGGAAACTCGTCTCAAGATGAGATCTGCCGGGGGCTTGACCCCCCTAAAGAGTCGTTCTAGACCAGGACGTTGATAGGTTGGGTGTGGAAGCGCAGCAATGCGTTAAGCTAACCAATACTAATTGCTCGTGCGGCTTGACCCTATAACTTTGATGATCCCTCCCTTAGATGGGATGCATGCAAAGACACTGCAACTGCAGTTATGCCCAAAGCGCAATCAAATTTAGCTGATAAGACTCTATGAATTCGCTGCGCTGCCTAACAAACCTGGCAGCAAAGCAAAAAGTTATGCCTGATGACCATAGCAAGTTGGTACCACTCCTTCCCATCCCGAACAGGACAGTGAAACGACTTCGCGCCGATGATAGTGCGGATTCCCGTGTGAAAGTAGGTCATCGTCAGGCTTTTATTCCTAAACCCCCTCAGTCTTCGACTGCGGGGGTTTTGCTTTTTGGCGCTAGGCTTGTCGTTCAACACTTGTGTGACGCCTGCGCGCGCAACTCAGGCTCATAATGCAGACATAGCAACAGGGATACTGCATGGGGACAACTGCACTCACTTACACCATCAGCGATCTTGCAGCGGAGTTCGACCTCACGACGCGAGCCATTCGCTTCTATGAAGACATGGGTCTTCTGCATCCAGATCGGGCGGGAGCCAGTGGCAAGCAGCGCATATACTCCGCCAAGGATCGTACGCGCCTGCGTTTGACTTTGCGCGCGAAGCGCTTGGGCCTGAGTCTGCAGGAGGCCAAGGAGATTCTTGATCTCTATGAGTCACCACGCGATACACAGATGCAGTTGAATCGCTTTGTTCAAGTACTTTCGGCACAACGCGGGCGTTTGCTGGGGCAACTGGCAGATTTGCAGGCCAATTTGGCAGAAATTGATGAACATCTGAGAGAAGCGCAGGAGCTGCTGCAGATGCCAGCGGAAAAAAAATAGCTTATATTTGACGTTAACGTAAACGTAGTTGCCATCTGAAGCCATCAAGCTGGCAACTCGTTGACCATATGACAGCGAACCCAAGGAGACAAGCATATGTCCGGACTTCCAGGATTGAATTTCCAACTCGGTGAAGATATTGATGCGCTGCGCGATGCAGTGCGCGAGTTTGCACAGGCGGAGATTGCGCCGCGAGCTGCGGAGATTGATCGCAATGATCAGTTCCCCATGGATCTGTGGCGCAAGTTT contains:
- a CDS encoding MerR family transcriptional regulator, with protein sequence MGTTALTYTISDLAAEFDLTTRAIRFYEDMGLLHPDRAGASGKQRIYSAKDRTRLRLTLRAKRLGLSLQEAKEILDLYESPRDTQMQLNRFVQVLSAQRGRLLGQLADLQANLAEIDEHLREAQELLQMPAEKK